Part of the Candidatus Baltobacteraceae bacterium genome is shown below.
AATCAGGAGCTTGACGAAAATCGCCAAGTTCAGGTAGGCGTAAACGACGGTAGCAAACAGCGAAATGAGAATCGCTTGCGACGTCCGCATCAGCGTGAACGATACGGCGGCCAGCAGCGGCAGTCCGATAGCCAGCAAAATGTCGAACCAAATGGGTGCGACTCGCAGGAAATACCCGCGCATCAGTTGGTCGGCAAAACGGGCGTTGATGAAAAGTCCCGGACGGCGTCCGCGCGCGGTATCCGCATAGTCGGTCAGGGCCGTAGCCGTTCCACCGATGTAAATGATCGCGCCCTTTGCGAAAACGCGAAGCTCGCTGACGCTCATTGAGTAGGTGCTTGAAAACGATTCGATACCACGACCCGGATATTCGGGCTGCAGCGTCTCTGTTTCGGTTTCTAGGTCTTGGTGATGCTGCATTCGGGGCGGCAGAAGCAGCATAACGCCCTGGTACGTCGGAACGGCCTGCAGATTGAGAGGCTTTCCATAAAACGTCGACACGCCGGCCGCGGCGAGTGCATAGAAGTGCTGGTTGCTGTGTTCGCCCGTGCTGCCCGTATCGATCTCGATGGGTTGGCCGATGACGTAGCCGCCGGGCGTATCGAGGGTGGTATGGCCGAGCGCAGCCGCGTAGGGCGCTAACGCCGGATCGGTGGCCTCAACGCCGATCTGGCCGGTGGAGGTCGTATTTACCGTATATCCGAGGACGGAAGGCATGGCGCGCAATCCGTCCGCGAAACATTTGTCGTCCTGCGGACCGAAGCGGCTCGGGTTGAGAAAGTCGATATCGAAGACGACGGTCTTAGCGCCGGCCGCTTTGAGTTTCTTTACGAGCTGTCCGTAATAGCAGCGCGGGAACGGAAAGCCCATCTTCTTGTAGGTGATATCGTCGACGTCGATGATGCCGATATTTGGGTTTGGCTCGCCATCGTAAGCCGGTTGGCCGAAGCCGAGCTGCTGCGAGTAATCCATGACGCCGACGTGGGCTACCAAGTCGGCGATTCGATTGGCTAATGGGAAAGTACTGAGCGGGAGAAGCTGGAGCGTTTCGCCGATGGCGCTTGCGAGCGCGCCAAGGGCTAAGGCGATGACGAGTGCGCGGACCTTAGCCGGCATGAGCTCCTCCTCTTACGTTAGTTCGCTCTACCTATGTATCGGCGGTCGCGGGTGTCGATGCGAATGACGTTGCCGCTCTCGACGAAGAGGGGGACCTGAACGGTCGCGCCCGTCTCGAGCTTGGCCGGCTTGGTCGTGTTAGTGGCGGTGTCGCCCTTGAAGCCGGGATCGGTTTCGACGATCTTCAACTCGACGTGCGCCGGAAGGTCGACGCCGATTGGTGTGCCGTCGTGAAACTGCACGTCGACGACCATGCCGTCTTTGAGAAAGTCGGCCGGACCGCCGATGAGGTCGCGCTGGATGGTGACGTTTTCGAACGACTCCTGATCCATGAAGTGGAACCCGTCCGCGTCGTTATAAAGCATCTGCATCGAGCGGTTGTCCACGGTCGCGCGCTCGAGTTTTTCGCCGGCGCGGAACGTGCGCTCCAAGGTCGTGCCGGTTTTCACGTTCTTGAGGCGCGTGCGGACGAAGGCCGACCCTTTTCCAGGCTTGACGTGCAGGAACTCGATGACGGTCCAGAGGTTCCCGTCCACGACGATCGTCACGCCGTTACGGAGATCGTTCGACGAAATCATAGGGGCCTGGGCTTCGACAGGCGGATAGGGCCTTCCGTCCCGGCGCGGATGCGACCGATGTTGTCACGGTGCTTGAATACGATAAGTATCGCAGCGAAAACCCCATATGCCGTCTCCACGATCGACCCCGTAACGAACCACAGCGCGATCGGTGCGAGGATGCTGCCGAACATCGAGCCGACCGACGAGTAACGCGTGATCGCGGCGCCGGCAATCCATCCCGCGACCGCGACGAGTCCGGCCGGCCAGCACAATCCGAAGATCGCACCGAACGACGTCGCGACGCCTTTGCCGCCTTTGAACTTCAGCCACGGCGAATAGCAATGACCCAGCACCGCGCCCGCAGCGACGATTGCAGCGTAAACGTGTCCGAAGTACGCGTTCGCCAAAAATGCCGGTACGAAGCCCTTGAGCGCGTCGAGCAGCAGAACGGCAGCGGCTCCGCCTTTTCCGAGCGTGCGCAGCGCGTTCATCGCGCCGATATTCCCCGAGCCCTGCGTGCGAATATCGGTACGGTAGAAGAAGCGTCCGATAACGTAACCGAATGGAACCGACCCGATGAGGAAAGCGAGGATGAAAGCGACGGCTATCACGCTTCGGGATCCGTTTCGCGGCGCGGACGGAACTCCAGGGTCAACGGCACGCCTTCGAAATCGAAGTGCTGGCGCAGGATGTTTTCGATAAAGCGCCGGTAGTGCGTTACGACCAAGTCCGGATCGTTGCAGTGAAAGATGAACAGCGGCGGATGCGTTGCCGGCTGCGTCGCGTAGTAAATCTTGAACAATCGGCCGCCGACGGCAGGAGCCGGATGCGCGAGCACGGCGTCGCGTACGATCGAATTGAGCGGCGCGGTCGCGATCCTGCGATCGAGGTTCTCGGCTACGCGATTGACGACCGGCATCAGGCTTCCGAGCCGGCGGTGCGTCTTTGCCGACAAAAACGTGATCGGCGCGAAGCGCGCGAACGGAATTAAGTCCGCAATCGCATTGGCGAGCTCGCCCTGACTGTAGTCGCCGCCTTGCTCGCGCACCAGATCCCACTTGTTGCCGACGAGGATGAGCCCTTTACGTTCTTCGATGGCGATGCCCGCGAGCCGGCGGTCCTGTGCGGTCACGCCGGTCATTGCGTCGAAGACGAGCAGCGCGATATCGCAGCGAGCGATCGCGTTGAGCGAACGCAGCGCCGAGTAGTACTCGATCGCACCGTGCGCCTCGGGTTTCTTGCGAACGCCGGCCGTATCGATCAAGCGAATCTTGCGATCGTGCAAAGTAAGGAGCGTGTCGATGGCGTCTCGCGTGGTTCCCGGAACCTCGGAGACGATCGCGCGTTCCTCACCCAGCAGCGCGTTGAGCAGCGAACTCTTTCCGACGTTCGGACGTCCGATGATCGCCAGCGCGAGCTCGCCGGCGGGCGTCGCGTCCGGCGCTTCGGGCGGCAGCAGGTCGACGACGCGATCGAGCAGATCGCCGGTGCCTTCACCGTGGATTGCCGACACGGCAACCGGTTCGCCAAAACCCAAGCGCGAGAACTCGGCGTGCACCGACGCGGCGGCGCTGGGTGACTCCGCTTTATTGGCCACGAGAACGATCGGGCGGCGTTTCGCGCGCAAGATGCGCGCGACGTCGTCGTCGAGCGGATGCAGCCCGGTCTGCGCGTCGACCACGAAGACCACGACCTCGGCTTCTTCCGCCGCGGCCTCGGCTTGGCGTCGCGTCGCCTCGGCGAACTGCTCGCCGTGCGCGACGTCGGCGTCGGGATCGATACCGGCGGTATCGACGACGGAGAACACGCGTCCGCGCCAGTCGCATAGAGCGTACAAGCGGTCGCGCGTCACGCCGGGCGTATCCTCGACGATCGCCAGTCGCTGGCCAATCAGCCGGTTGAAGAGCGCGCTCTTGCCGACGTTCGGGCGCCCCACGATGGCGACGGTGGAAGGGTGCAGCGCGCCGCCGGCAACGTCGGAGAGGGGTTCGGTATCCACGAGGCCCGTTGTGTTAGACGCGGGGTGAAGGCGCCCCCACCCGTCGAATCACCCCCGGCCGCGATGCCCAACATTTATATCGAGACCTTCGGCTGCCAGATGAACGAGGCCGACTCCCAGTACGTGGCCGACCGCGCCGTTTCCGCGGGCTATGCCGTTACCGCCGTGCCCGAAGAGGCCGACGTGCTGCTGATCAACACGTGCACCGTCCGCGACAAGGCCGAACGCCGAGCGTACGGGCGGATGAACCACTTTAAGAGCCTCAAGGACGCCGCTTCGCACGTGCGGCTGGTCGTGATGGGGTGCTTGGCCGAGCAGGATCGCGACCGCATGCAGAAGCTCGCCCCCCACGTCGACGCGGTGTTCGGCACCAAAGAGCTGGCGCAGCTCGGCGATCAGCTCGCCGCTTGGCAGCCCGGGTTCGCTGAGAACGTGGATTTCAGCGACGATCGGTCGCTGCTCGAGCCGCTCGGCGGAACGCCCGATGCGATCGCCGATGCGTTCTCGCATCTGCGCGCGTTCGTCAACGTCCAGCGCGGCTGCTCCTACTACTGTACGTTTTGCATCGTGCCGCACGTCCGCGGGCGCTTCGATCACCGTCCCATCGCGGAAATCGTCGACGAGGTTCGCGCCAAGATCGCGGCCGGCGCGCGCGAGGTCATGCTCGTCGGACAAACGGTCAACGCGTGGCGCGATCCGGTCGCCGGCGCCGATTTCGGCGACCTGTGCAAACTCGTAGCGGATCTGCCGGGCTTGGAGCGTTTGACGTTCATCTCGCCGCATCCCAAGGATTTCAGCGAGAAGATGATCGCCGATCTGGCGTCCGTAGACTGCCTCAATCCGCGCATCCATTTACCGCTGCAATCCGCCAGCGACGCGGTACTGCGCCGGATGAACCGCAAGTACACGTCGGCACAGTTCCGGGAGAAGGTCGATCTGATCCACCGGTACTTGCCGAATTGGGCGATCACCACCGACGTGATCGTCGGATTTCCCGGCGAAACCGAAGACGATTTTGAAGCGACGCTCGATTACGTGCGCACCGACGTTTTCAGTAACGCGTTCATGTTCGTGTATTCGATTCGACGTGGAACGCCCGCCGCGCAGTGGGAACAGGTACCCAAAGACGTCGCAGCGGAGCGCTTCGCGCGCTTAGTCGCCGCGCAGAACGCGTCGACTCGCGCGTATCACGATCGCAAGGTTGGAGCAACCGTGCGCGCGCTGACGTGCGGGACGTCAAAGAAAGACGCGACCAAGCTTACCGTCAAAGCGCTCGACAACGTGACGGTCGTCGTGCCGAAGCCGGCCGATTACGACGAAGCCGGGTACGCGGCAACGCCTTGGACGGACGTCCGCGTCGACGCGGCGCGCCTCTGGGGATGCACCGGCACGATCCTTCGGCGATCCGCAAGCTTTGACGACGGCGGCAGGTCCGTTGAAGCACCCGTGCTAAGCCTGCTCTGAAGTGAGCGCCGCGAAGTATTCGCCGATGCTCGAGCAGTACTTCGGGATGAAAGGTAAGCACCCCGAAGCGATTCTGCTGTCGCGCGTCGGCGATTTCTACGAAGCGTACGGCGAGGACGCCGAAACGATTGCGCGCGCGCTGCAAATAGCTCTGACGAGCAAGGAAGCCGGCGGCGGTAAACGCGTCGCTATGGCAGGCGTGCCGCATCACGCGCTGACGCAATACCTGGCGCGGCTGGTGCAGCAGCGCTTCATCGTGGCGCTGGCGGAGCAGTTGGAGGTTCCGCAGCCCAACAAGCTCGTGCGACGCGAGGTTGTGCGGCTCGTGACGCCCGGCACGCTGGTCGAGGAACAGCTGCTCGACGGGAAGCAGAACAACTATCTCGCCGCGATTGCCGCGATCGAAGAGACGTTCGCGGTCGCCTACGCCGACGTTTCGACGGGCTACTGCGCCGCGACGGCGTTCGGCGGCGAGAGTGCGTACGACGACGTCCTAACCGAGCTGGGCCGCATCGGACCCGCCGAGGTCGTGGCCGATCTGCCGGCCGGATTGCGCGCCGCGATGGGAACCGCGATCGAGAACGTCGGCGCGCGCTTGGCGGCCCCAGTGCTCGGTCTGGTCGAGGCGCGCCCGCGCGGCGCCATCGAGCAGTTCTCGCACGACGAGTCGCTGGCGATCCATCGCGCGCTCGACGCGCTCGGCGCGTTCGTGCGTCGCACCGGCGTGACCAACGGCGACGGCGGACTCCAAACGCCGCAGTTTTACCGCAGCCAAACCTTTCTCGCCCTCGATCCGGCGACGCGTAAGAACCTCGAGCTCACGCGCGCACAGGGTCAGAACCCGCGAGCAACCTTGCTGGCGACGCTCGATCAGTGCGCGACGTCGATGGGATCGCGCATGCTGGCGCGCTGGATTCTCGCACCGCTGGTTGATCGCGACGCGATCGGCAAACGTCAAGAATGCGTGGCGACGTTGCTGGAAGAACACGCATGCCGGCAGGCCGTTCGCGAGATTCTCAGAGGCTGTTTCGATCTCGAGCGAATCGCGCAGAAAGTGCGGTTCCGGCGTGCCGGTCCGCGCGATCTGGCATCGCTCCGGCGCACGCTCGACGTGTTGTTGCCGTTGCGCGCCGTGCTGCCGCGAGCGATCGTACCGATGCTCGACGGCATAGCCGATTTCTCCGGGCTATTAGATGATCTGCAGACGACGCTCGTCGACGAGCCTCCGGCGCTTCTGGGCGACGGCGGCGTGATTCGTCACGAGGCCAATGCCGATTTGGCCGAGTGCATCGCGTTGCGGACCGACGTTCGATCGCGTCTTTCCGAACTCGAAGAACGCGAGCGGGAACGCACCGGCATCAAAACGCTGAAGATCAAGTACGCAAGCGCCTTCGGATACGCGATCGAGGTCAGCAAGAGCCAAGCCGGCAGCGTTCCGGCCGATTACGTTCGCAAACAGACGCTCACGACGGGCGAACGATACATCACGCCCGAGCTCAAGGATCTGGAGCTGGCCATCTCAACCGCGCAGTCGCGACAGCAGCGTCTCGAGACGCAGCTCTTCGAAGCGCTCGTCGATCGCGTCGCCGCGCAGATCGACGATCTGCTGCAGGCTGCCGACACGATCGCGACCATCGACGCGCTCACGTCGCTGGCACAGTGTGCCGCCGAGCGCGGATACGTTCGGCCGGAGTTCGTCGAAGAAAGCGTCGTCGGGATCGAAGACGGACGCCATCCGGTGATGGAAGCCGTCTTGCGCACCAACTTCGTTCCCAACGACCTACAGCTGCGCGACGACGGGCATCGTTTCATTCTGCTCACCGGACCGAACATGGGCGGTAAGTCGACGTACTTGCGTCAAGCCGGTCTGCTGGCGATCATGGCGCACGTCGGTTCGTTCGTCCCCGCCAAGAGCATGCGCTTGGGGATCGTCGATCGGATCTTCACGCGCATCGGCGCCGGCGACGACTTGGCATCGGGTCAATCGACGTTTTACATGGAGATGGCCGAAGCGGCGAACATCTTGCGGCGCAGCACGCATCGATCGCTGCTGTTGATCGACGAGGTCGGTCGTGGTACCGGGACGCTCGACGGGCTCTCGATCGCTCAAGCGATCTGCGAGTTCTTGCTCGGTCTCGAGGAGTGGGCACCGATGGTGCTCTTTGCGACGCACTTTCACGAACTGTGCGCGCTGACCGAGCATTGGACGCAAGTAGCGAACTATCACATTACGGCGGTCGAAAATACCGCGCGCGGCGGAGCGCCGGTTTTTTCGCACCGCGTGCAGCCCGGCAGCTCCTCGCGATCGTTCGGTATCGAGGTAGCGCGTATGGCCGGATTGCCCGAAGCCGTCGTCGAGCGCGCGCAAGAAATCGCCGACGCGCTCTCGGGACACGCCGACGTGGAAGCGCAAGTACCATTGCGAAAGAAGATGCCCAAGAAGCCGCCGCAAGAACGCCAGTTGACGTTCTTGGGCGGCGATTCTTCTTAGAGGTTTGCTAAGACGTCCAAGGCGTGTCCCTTGACGTCGACCTTCGGCCACACCTTACGGATCGTGCCGCCGGCATCGATGAGAAACGTCGAACGTTGCGGATACTTTTCGTTTGGAACGCCGAACGCTTCGCACAGCTTTCCATCGGTATCGGCGAGCAGTGCGAACGGAATCGAGTATTTCTTTTTGAACGCTTGATGCGACTCGACCGAGTCGCAGCTCACTCCGACGATCCGGGCGTTTTTCGCTTGAAACTTTGCGTAAACGTCGCGGAACTGCGAAGCTTCGCTCGTTCAACCCGGTGTGTCGTCTTTCGGATAGAACCAGAGAACCAGCGGACCACCCAGTAGGCTCGTCGTGTCGACCTCGCGGCCTTCGTCGTCGAGCAGAGTCACCGCCGGCATTGTAGCGCCTTCTGCAATCATGGGCGTGACGTTTATTGATGGAGGCAGCCTCTCCTTGGGGCCAGAACCGGTCGGCGTCGTGAAAATCGTGGAACTCGACGCGGTCACCATCGGCCAAATCGCGGCCGGCGAGATCATCGAGCGCCCGGCCTCGGTCGTCAAAGAACTGGTCGAAAATGCGGTCGATGCCGGCGCGTCGCGCATTACGGTGATTCTCGAGCGCGGTGGAATCGATTCCATCGAGGTCGCCGACGATGGCGCAGGACTCGACCGCGGCGAGTTGCCGCTAGCCGTGCGCCGCCATGCGACGAGCAAGCTCGCGACCGCGAGCGACCTGGAGTCGATTGCGACGCTGGGTTTTCGTGGAGAGGGTCTGGCGTCGATCGCCGCCGTTTCGCAACTCGAGATCGTTTCGCGCCCGTCGTCGGAGGAGGTCGGCGCGCGCGTGCGCGCACACGCGGAGCGCACGGAGGCCGTCGAGCCTGTAGCGTCGCCGCCGGGGACGCGCGTGCGCGTGGAAAATTTGTTCGGCAACGTGCCGGTGCGCCGCGAGTACCTGCGGTCGGCCCAGACCGAGTTCAATCGCATCTCGTCGTGGCTCTCCAGCTTTGCTCTAGCGTATCCGAAGGTAACGTTCGCGCTTCGGCACGACGGCAAGGACGTCTGGACGATGCCGCAGACCGCCGACGAACGCGAGCGGCTCGCCATGGTTTTCGGGCGCGATGCGGCACAGTGGCTGCTCCCGATCGACGAGTCGGCGGCGAGCACGTTGGATGGACGCCTGCGCGGTTACGTCAGCGCGCCGGGCCACGACCGCCCCGACCGGCGCATGCAGCTGCTCTTCGTCAACGGCAGGCTGCTGC
Proteins encoded:
- the der gene encoding ribosome biogenesis GTPase Der; the protein is MDTEPLSDVAGGALHPSTVAIVGRPNVGKSALFNRLIGQRLAIVEDTPGVTRDRLYALCDWRGRVFSVVDTAGIDPDADVAHGEQFAEATRRQAEAAAEEAEVVVFVVDAQTGLHPLDDDVARILRAKRRPIVLVANKAESPSAAASVHAEFSRLGFGEPVAVSAIHGEGTGDLLDRVVDLLPPEAPDATPAGELALAIIGRPNVGKSSLLNALLGEERAIVSEVPGTTRDAIDTLLTLHDRKIRLIDTAGVRKKPEAHGAIEYYSALRSLNAIARCDIALLVFDAMTGVTAQDRRLAGIAIEERKGLILVGNKWDLVREQGGDYSQGELANAIADLIPFARFAPITFLSAKTHRRLGSLMPVVNRVAENLDRRIATAPLNSIVRDAVLAHPAPAVGGRLFKIYYATQPATHPPLFIFHCNDPDLVVTHYRRFIENILRQHFDFEGVPLTLEFRPRRETDPEA
- the plsY gene encoding glycerol-3-phosphate 1-O-acyltransferase PlsY — its product is MIAVAFILAFLIGSVPFGYVIGRFFYRTDIRTQGSGNIGAMNALRTLGKGGAAAVLLLDALKGFVPAFLANAYFGHVYAAIVAAGAVLGHCYSPWLKFKGGKGVATSFGAIFGLCWPAGLVAVAGWIAGAAITRYSSVGSMFGSILAPIALWFVTGSIVETAYGVFAAILIVFKHRDNIGRIRAGTEGPIRLSKPRPL
- the miaB gene encoding tRNA (N6-isopentenyl adenosine(37)-C2)-methylthiotransferase MiaB, producing the protein MPNIYIETFGCQMNEADSQYVADRAVSAGYAVTAVPEEADVLLINTCTVRDKAERRAYGRMNHFKSLKDAASHVRLVVMGCLAEQDRDRMQKLAPHVDAVFGTKELAQLGDQLAAWQPGFAENVDFSDDRSLLEPLGGTPDAIADAFSHLRAFVNVQRGCSYYCTFCIVPHVRGRFDHRPIAEIVDEVRAKIAAGAREVMLVGQTVNAWRDPVAGADFGDLCKLVADLPGLERLTFISPHPKDFSEKMIADLASVDCLNPRIHLPLQSASDAVLRRMNRKYTSAQFREKVDLIHRYLPNWAITTDVIVGFPGETEDDFEATLDYVRTDVFSNAFMFVYSIRRGTPAAQWEQVPKDVAAERFARLVAAQNASTRAYHDRKVGATVRALTCGTSKKDATKLTVKALDNVTVVVPKPADYDEAGYAATPWTDVRVDAARLWGCTGTILRRSASFDDGGRSVEAPVLSLL
- the mutS gene encoding DNA mismatch repair protein MutS, whose translation is MSAAKYSPMLEQYFGMKGKHPEAILLSRVGDFYEAYGEDAETIARALQIALTSKEAGGGKRVAMAGVPHHALTQYLARLVQQRFIVALAEQLEVPQPNKLVRREVVRLVTPGTLVEEQLLDGKQNNYLAAIAAIEETFAVAYADVSTGYCAATAFGGESAYDDVLTELGRIGPAEVVADLPAGLRAAMGTAIENVGARLAAPVLGLVEARPRGAIEQFSHDESLAIHRALDALGAFVRRTGVTNGDGGLQTPQFYRSQTFLALDPATRKNLELTRAQGQNPRATLLATLDQCATSMGSRMLARWILAPLVDRDAIGKRQECVATLLEEHACRQAVREILRGCFDLERIAQKVRFRRAGPRDLASLRRTLDVLLPLRAVLPRAIVPMLDGIADFSGLLDDLQTTLVDEPPALLGDGGVIRHEANADLAECIALRTDVRSRLSELEERERERTGIKTLKIKYASAFGYAIEVSKSQAGSVPADYVRKQTLTTGERYITPELKDLELAISTAQSRQQRLETQLFEALVDRVAAQIDDLLQAADTIATIDALTSLAQCAAERGYVRPEFVEESVVGIEDGRHPVMEAVLRTNFVPNDLQLRDDGHRFILLTGPNMGGKSTYLRQAGLLAIMAHVGSFVPAKSMRLGIVDRIFTRIGAGDDLASGQSTFYMEMAEAANILRRSTHRSLLLIDEVGRGTGTLDGLSIAQAICEFLLGLEEWAPMVLFATHFHELCALTEHWTQVANYHITAVENTARGGAPVFSHRVQPGSSSRSFGIEVARMAGLPEAVVERAQEIADALSGHADVEAQVPLRKKMPKKPPQERQLTFLGGDSS
- the efp gene encoding elongation factor P — encoded protein: MISSNDLRNGVTIVVDGNLWTVIEFLHVKPGKGSAFVRTRLKNVKTGTTLERTFRAGEKLERATVDNRSMQMLYNDADGFHFMDQESFENVTIQRDLIGGPADFLKDGMVVDVQFHDGTPIGVDLPAHVELKIVETDPGFKGDTATNTTKPAKLETGATVQVPLFVESGNVIRIDTRDRRYIGRAN
- a CDS encoding adenylate/guanylate cyclase domain-containing protein; translated protein: MPAKVRALVIALALGALASAIGETLQLLPLSTFPLANRIADLVAHVGVMDYSQQLGFGQPAYDGEPNPNIGIIDVDDITYKKMGFPFPRCYYGQLVKKLKAAGAKTVVFDIDFLNPSRFGPQDDKCFADGLRAMPSVLGYTVNTTSTGQIGVEATDPALAPYAAALGHTTLDTPGGYVIGQPIEIDTGSTGEHSNQHFYALAAAGVSTFYGKPLNLQAVPTYQGVMLLLPPRMQHHQDLETETETLQPEYPGRGIESFSSTYSMSVSELRVFAKGAIIYIGGTATALTDYADTARGRRPGLFINARFADQLMRGYFLRVAPIWFDILLAIGLPLLAAVSFTLMRTSQAILISLFATVVYAYLNLAIFVKLLIWIDLVHVVGAMILGTMFVAIYRVINEGSQRRMVTNMFGMHVSPAIVADILKQDDPKGALALKGKRVKATIFYSDIRGFTSMSETMTPEEIYTQLNEYFEEMCNIIFEYGGYVDKFIGDCVMAVFSAPYQTPDDAKNAVISAVKQQEKILELSAKWKAEGKKEFTVGMGINTGELVMGNLGASSRMNYTVIGDNVNVAARLYNVAKGGEIIISESTYSECKEIVDVDELEPVAVKGKVQPIKIYNVKSLKAAGTPASPPPAPPELQPA